Part of the Vespa velutina chromosome 7, iVesVel2.1, whole genome shotgun sequence genome, TTACGTTACCGAAGGAGAAGCAAACGgatgaatttttgtttttttctcggCGGCCATTAGTAAACGATAACTATGCGCAGAGATTGCATAGAAGACGATCGGGGAATACTGATTACCTCTTTTCAGGATCTTCACAGAACGGGCTGCAGTTTGTTTTGCGGAGCAGCTGGACGTGACAATCAAGCCGTGCTACGTCGAGTATTGCTTGGCTTTGCGCGATGGAACAAGTCGGTCGGTTATTGTCAAGGATTGAACGTATTGGCGGCTCTTGTATTACAAGTGATGGATCGCGCTGAATCATCGGCCGTGAAAGTGATGATTTATCTAATAGAGGGTGTCCTACCGGAAGGTTATTTTGCCGACAATCTTCGCGGCTTATCCGTCGATATGGCCGTTTTTCGTGATCTTCTTCGTTCAAGAATGCCAAAATTATCGAAGCATCTAGAGATTTTGCAAAGCGACGCAAAGGATAAGGCTACTGGTAGCGTAAATTGGACGCTAAGGGCTGCGAttaaattttcgattaaacTTCGATCGAGCCATTTTAATTACCGGCAAACCGTTTGTTGCAGGTAGCAGCTACGAGCCACCTCTAACGAATGTCTTCACCATGCAATGGTTCCTCACGCTCTTTTGTCATTGCTTGCCGCAAGACGCGGTACTCCGCGTTTGggatttaatatttctcgaGGGCGATCAAGTGCTCCTAAGAACGGCCCTGGCCATTTGGGAGAGTCTTTCCGAGTACGTACAGTCAGTTCTATTCACGATCCCGTAGAAATTCGTTGTCCGTTCGTTAATAACGAACCTCTGTCACCTCACCGATCTTCTTTCAGCCGTATTATGACCGTTACGTCGGCGGACGAGTTTTACAGTATCATGGGCGTTCTCACGCGAGAAATGTTGGAATTTACGGATACGAATAATCTTATAAAGGTCAGTTGCGAGACGATGTCGCACTAGCACACGGCACGCTTCCTATGCCGTATGCCCTTGAATATATGtcgatttaatcgatcgacatttacttctctctctctctctctctctctctccctcccctcaACCTCCATACTTCACGACGTAACGATTATTTTCTGTAGAACATCGTCAGTTTGGGACCATTGCACGGCGTGACAGGTCTTCGAGAAAAGCATAGGTATAATATTACACCGTGGGCACGGAAATTAAGCGACGACGAGGACAGCGATACCGAGGAAGACGAAAGATTAGCCGTGGCCGCTGCCATGTTCAGTATGGCGCAGCGATTGAAGAAAGGTGAACTTTTGAGTGGTAATTGAACAATCATCAATTCTgattatacgaaatattatttcctaGCGTAATCTACGGGAGATAATCCACGATCGAGATTTTATTAGAATCAAGGTAGATTATAACTTCGTCCTCGAAGGAAAATAAtctaatgttaaaatattcattcgtaGAGCACATTTCCTCGACGGTGGGAGCGATACAAGCGATGGCTCCTGGCAACGATCGGGAACGTCTCGCTTTGGACATCAGTACGTTGAAACAACAGTATGCTAAGCTTCGAGAACGACAACGGCAAGCTCATATTATACTATCCGGTAATTATCAGAAGCCCCATATCCGAATAATCGGAGCGAGCGAGCGCTCGAGCCGTCTCATTGGTAAATTTCGTACCGAAATGCGAGGCGAGGCGGGCTAAACGATCGTCCTCGCGATTCTCGAGtcgaaacgaaatattatcgaagagAATCGATTCGTTGATCGATCTCGTTGTTCGAAGGGCAAGAGAGCATCGAGCAAGCAAGCACACCTCGTTAAGTTAATCCCTTGCTACTCGATTATGCTTACTGCGATGTCCTAGAAGATGTCTTATAATTAGATTTTGAATATCGAAAGAGTTCTCCGTTTGATATTATAGCGGCGTGCGCGAGACAGTCGATGGTTCCACCGCCCACTTCTCAGGCCATGAATCACCTGTTAGTCGGTAAGAATGCCCTGGTCAGTGGAAAGAATCGATCCCTCGGTTTGTCAGCTGCTACGACCCCTTCCAAGACGAGACCGGTCGTTCTTCAAGGTCCACGGGTTACGAGTAAAAAGGAGAGGCAACAGCAAGTCGTCACTTTGCATTGGAAGGACACGAAGAGGCAGCAGAAACACAAGTTTGGAGAGACAGCTGCCGGtatggaaaaacaaaacaaaacaaaacaaaaaaagaaaaaaaaaaaagagcaaaacaaaaaaagaacaaaacgaaaaaaaacaaaaagaaaacaaaagaatcaCTTATCTCTATCCCGCGTCAATTTACCgcgacttttatttattacgatcgtTCTCTCATTCGTTCCTTCTATTCTATCGTACGAGTCGCGCGGTTATGTAGAATCCCTTCTTATCGACCACCGCCGTCGTCTTGGCAGTTCTCGCacggtaaaaaagatatttttctttcgttttatttttcaacgacCTCGGATCGGAATACGTATATCGCGGTAAGTTGCATCGATAACGTTTCGATAACCTTCACGAGCCCTTGCCATTGGATAGTCTGccttatcgatcgatctttttctattcgtcgTAGAGGCTACGAAATGCAACGAGAAGTTGCCGGCCGAATCGAAGCCGAAGCCGGAGACGGCGGACGAGGTAACGTCACCGAGAAGCGGGCTCAACGACAGTGACAGCGACAGCACGTCGACCGAGCTCTGCGACGAGGTCGATCGATGCAGCGACGTCGACAGCGAGGAGCTAACGTCAGCGTCTGACAATTATTACGTCATGGCGAGCGAAGAGGAGAAAAGCGGGAGGGTCGAGGGTTCTTCGACCTCGGCCAATTCGCCCGTTCGTGACGCGACGGCTCCTTCCCGTGGCGTCATAGCGGGAGATAGTCCCGATTTAGGTGATACCTCCTCGTCGATAGCCAAAATCACCGATCAAATAAGAAGATTATCGGCCGAGGATGACAATAATACGATGGTTCCTCAAGCGCTTTTAAAGGGCGATATCAAGAAAGAAGACGATTGCGTTAAGAGAGGAGCGTCGCTCGAGGCTTCGCTAGAAACGATGATACCTTCGAAGTGTTCAAACGGAATCGACGAGAAGAGGGAATCTTTAGGTTCCTTTTTAAACGACGATCgggattattttcaatttaattacgGCGAATCAAAGGCTAGCTATATTCCGACGAATAAGGACGAGGAATCCGTTGGAGGgaacggcgacggcgacggcgacggcgacgacgaagTTGGAGGGACGACGAACTCGGATCTCGGATCTCGAACGAAAGTTCACGATTACGATGGCAGATACGCTGCCGCTCCGTCCGACGATTTCATTTCCAAGGATATATCTTACGACAAGATGGAGGACAAGATGGAGGACAAGAGGGAGAAACGTTTCGAATTGACCTTGAATTCTTACAAGACCAAGGAAGGATCCTTGGACAGTTATAAAAGCACAGATCTTAAATCGTCGAATACAATCGAGACAGAAGATCTAAAGATTTCGCGGGATTCTTACAGATCTATACGTAGTCCCTCGGTAGAGACGGATTTTAAAGTTTCCTTGCTTTCTTATAAATCGTTGAAATCGTCGATCGACACGAAAGATAAAGCTTTGGATACGTGCGAGTCGTTAAAATCACCAAATAGAATGGATCAACGGGCCGACGCGTCTCTTCGTTCTTACGAAACATTAAATTCACCCGAGACGAGTAAAAGACGATTTGGCATATCTTTGGATTCTTATAAATCTTTAAGATCGTCGGATGCGACGAACGAGAAACTTTACGAGACAACCTCTTTGGACTCTTACGGATCTTTTAAATCGTCGAACTTGAACGAGAAACGCCTCGAAACATCTTTGGATTCCTTTAAAATAACCGTTCATAATTCGGAGACGAACGACAAAACGTTTCAGGAATCGTCGAGTATTTACAATTCTCAATTGAAATCGCCGAACGCGAAGAACGACGTAAGTTTCGAAAGCTCGGCGAGGACTTATGCGAACGTTCTCGGCCAGATTCCCAGGAGAGATATTTCGTTGGACGTTACGTCAACGGGTTCGTCGATACTGTCTGGACAAAGTTTTTACGCGTCGAAGACTTACGTCGTCGGCCATCTTCCGATAAACTCGCCGATAAACGTGGATCAAAAAGGAAATACCACGAGCCGTAGTGTTCTCCCTTACAGCACGGGCTTAATTGACGAGCCCGTAGACATCGCGACGATTCGAAATTCGGATAGGCCAGGAGACGAAAAGCTTTGGTGCTTGGAAGGCAATGTGCCTTCCACGGAGACAACGAGGAAGAAGAGTCCTAGAACGCCGGATAGCTTAGAAAAGTCGTTTAGCTCGGGCGAGACGATGGGTCCGGATTCTAAGGCCTCGAGTATGACCGTCAGTCCAAGGACGCCGATTAAATCGATCTCCCGAGAGTTCTCCACGGACAAGTCAAACTGTTCCTCGATAAGCTCGGACTCGAAGACCCTCGTACTTTTGTCAACGACCGAGTCCGACCTGGCCAGAGGGAGTCCAAGATTGGAAGGGAAGAGATCGTCCTACGAAAGGTCGACGAGCCCGTCGACGCCGTTCAGCACTGACTCGCTCAAGTACAAATCAGATTCGAGCCCGAAATTAATCGTAAGCAGCTCCAGCGACTGCAGCTGCAGTCCGAGCAAAATGAAGTCTTCCGAGAGGTCCTTCAGTTCGGACCTTCGATCGCCTATAAGTGCCAATTCTATAAAATACACGTCTACGAGCTACGGGAAACGAGGTCAAGATAATATTTCGGACTCGTCCATCGATCCGAGCACGGCCGTCTCGCCGTTTTATCCGATCGCACATCCCAATCGGAAGACTCCGTCGCCTTACGGGCTTTCCAACAAACGTAGATCCAGCCGCGAAGGGGTTAGCGCGACCGATGGGATCTCGCCGGAACAAAGATTCCCCGTTTCAAAGGATTCGAGCAAGTGTTCGAACGGCGCCAATGGTACCAACTCGGACTCCGGTACCTCGAGGATATTCGAAAGCAAAGAGGAAAATGACATTTCGAGGAAGAATTCGTGCTTGAACGCGTTCGAACGCGAGAAAAGCGATCGTAGAGTTTACGAATTCGGAGCAAGCTCGATTCTTTATAGAGAGGAAAACGAGGAAGGGTCCACGGAGGATAACGGCGACGATCGCTCGTCCGAGAAAGACACGGTATCTCAGTTGCCTCGAGAACAATTGAACAAGCATTTCATGAATCTTCATTTCAGGCACAAGGACCGCTCGAAATTATTGGAAAGAAGTTCCAGCAGTCTGGATCGAAGATTCGCGGATTTGAAATCTTCGGTGTCTACGGACGAGCTCTCGGTCTCGATcgtaaagaaaagatcgaGTGACATATTGGAAGACATGAAGCATCTCGAGGCTAAGGCCTTCAGCGACGGACCTTCCGAGAGCATAGGCATACTCCTCGGCAAGAAGAACAGTTACATATGGGAGGATTTTAAGAATCTCGAGGCCAGACGACAGGACAATTTCAGCAATTCGGCAAGCGACTTTTCGAGACATCGTCTCGACATTGGCGAACCGTACAACGGCCTAGACAACGCTAGAAAGTCGTGCTACGTCGTGCGCCCAAAGATAAATATAGACGAGAGCATCGACAGTATCCTAAAGACGGTCTCGCGTAACAAGATTAACGGGAACGACGATGGTGGCCACGTGGATGGCCGGGACgacgaggaggacgaggagaaCGACGGTAGAGAATCGAAATTGGGCGTTTGGACGAAGGTGAAGCCGAGAAAGAGGGGCGGTAACAACGGCCGGAGGAGTAGCGACAGGGCCTTGAAAATAATCCAAGAAAATTCGGCGATCCTACAAAAGATCCTGGCGTGTCAGGCGAAAAAACGTCTACCCGATCTCGAGGAAATAACGAAGGAGATTACGATCAGCCCTATAAACGAGGAAATCTCAAAGATATTCAGTCCAATATTGGAGAAGATGGGATTGAACGAGGACGAGATAAGCGAGGAATTGGCGcgaattaatttcaaagatttcGACGATATGACGGGTACGAGCATTTCCGAATTCGATGCGAAGATCAACGACGAACTATCGAAGTTATCCTTGATAGACGAGACCGAGCGCTTGGACGATCTCGACGTTGACGAGATCGTGTCCAAGGAATATTTCGATACGCGGGAGGCCCTGATAGATCGGAAGATTAACGAGGAACTGTCGAAACTATTGGCGAATTACGAGGAGGAACCGCGACTGAGCGTGGCGACGTTGGAAAAGGGCTCATCCAGTCAGAACGTAAGCGACACCGAGGGCCTCGACTTGACCAGCATCTCGACGAACGTATTTTCCTACAAATCCTCGAATGATTCTATCGAGACGAGGAGCGAGCAAGGCTCCTCTAGCCAGGAAATTCAATCGATTCAGCCGGAAAGATATCCTCAATATGCCGCCGGTCAGCCGTCTTACTCATCGTCGAGTTACGTAAGAGATTTGTCGCCTAAAAGTGACATAGACATTTACAGGGAGCTCGAAAAATTGGACAAGATATCCTCGGCACAGGTGATACCCGACACCCCGTTGGACGTTCCAACGAAAATCTTGTCACCGGTTGCGGTTGCTTACGTCGCTGATGTTTCTCCTTACACCTCGGACGTAACGATACGATATTCCCCGAAAACTATGCCAACGTTCAGGGATGCTTCCCCGTTGAATCAGGGATCCTCTTACGATTCATACAAGAGCTTCGATTTTAAAAGCAATCTGTCCCCAAGGAGGATACCCAGTAATCCGTACACACCGCGTCCCTACGACAATGCGCTTGATTCGAATTTCGAGTACTTTGATCGTGAGCCTACCGTCTCGACGAATTCCCTCTACGCCGACGTACACCCGAAGAGTCCTATTTTAACGAAGGAATCCTTGGAATTTCGAGTGAGATACGACGACAACGAGTCACCGACGTTAAATATCACCGACGTTCTACCGACCGAGCCCAAACAAATGGCTATGGAGAAAAGTGTTTTGTATTTCGGCGATCAAACTAACGACCCCAACAAGTCCACCACCGGCAACGAATCGAGAGCCGTTCCTGCCAGTTCCTTTATCGATTATTCCAACGAAACTAGCAACGTCTTACGTCGCAGCTACGAGCCGGCATCCTCGCCTATGGGAAATTATATTCGCGACAAGAATACCAATTACGACAGAGTGATACCTGGCATGGTAGAAAGCGAATCGAACGTTGGAACCTATTTGCGAGATTATCATCCTGCTCTTTCTCCAAATCGGCGATTCGATCAACCCTTCCCACCGGCCATTGACTATCTCGCTTCGAAGCTATCACCCGGCATCGCCGACGAAACCAAACGACCTGTCTCTCATCCTGACTTTCCGGAGAAGATGACGATCGGCGGCCAATACACCGAGTCGCTACCTATCAGAGGCTCCAGTTGTTACAAAAAATCCTCTTTGAGTTTGGCCAATATAGGACGATCGAGCAAAAGCGGGGATGATAGCCTGAACGTCAGCCCAAGTCCGAAGGCTCAATTCAATCCGTTCCCGGTGAAGAATACGTCGAAGAAGCCGAAAGAGTTGGCTCTTAAATTAGGTCTCTACTCGCCAAAAAATTCGCCGAGCGGGCCCTCGAGAAGATCGTAGTGGATAGCATtgcttgtctctctctccgaGAAGATAtgtacgttttatatatattttatatgtatatatatatatatatatatatatatatatatatatatatatatatatacatataaaatatattttatttttccttcgatgATCCACGAAGGTTCAGTTACGACGAGAAAGCCTACATGcgatgggaaaagaaaagaacacaaAACGATCTTGCATCATTGATGTCCAAGCGCGACGTTTTGATACACATCTTTGACGCatacactcgcataacttccttttttaaatcgaCAGGCAAGCCTAAATCTCTCCTATTTCTCGTTTGTTTTTGCCTGATGATATAATTGTAAGTTTGAAATATCGACTAGTATTAATTGTTAAGTTAAGCGAAGAAACAGGGAATAGCTCTGCGCCAAGTTTCTCTCGCTCCAAGtttcaaataaattgaatCAATTGGAATAATGAAATGTGGCGAAAAGGCCACTTGAAAGATTAGCTTTCCGTAAGTGGTACGATAACGAGCAGTTGACGTTTGATCTTGTACCTGTAATTCCAAGTTACTATCATTCGCATTACGACGTTTAGCCCGTTGTTTCATTAACGAATTCGTTTCGACCTCTACCACTTGCGAAAGTTTTTCAAGAGAAGGAGTTAAGAACGACAAGCGCTATGAAACACTGAAATTTTCCAATAAATGCCTTTGGCTCCCTCCAATTTTGCTGATTAtgcgcatatatgtatatatgtgtatacatacacatatacatgcatacatatatacatatatattaaattatattatatgaaattatattatatataacatttcacGTACCGTATCGTTGAGACGTAGCAAAGATTTTAGAGAAGCACCGAGCTTCATTCCTCTTTCGCTTTCTTACACTGATACTCGTTATCACGAGCCAAGCCTGAACATTTTGTGATAAGAATCATAAGCAAGTGAAGATCTCGAGGCGATCGAGAATTCCTCGCGCAGTTAGAAACACAATTTGAAGATAAGAACGTTTCAAGAGATGAcgttttacgatattatttcgCGTGCTTGATTCGTTAAATGTACAGCCGCGCAGATACAATAATTAACGTTGAACGTGAGTAAACCGCGAGCAGCATATTTACATTTGCAAAAGCTACGCGTCTCATAACCGATTAACATAATAGGCAGTAGAAGGAAgattgtacatacgtacgaaaGGATTGTGTATATTTAGTCGAAGAATCGcagacacacacaaacacaataTTAAAGCCTCCACgaaatcgttttatataaaataaaggtaGTATTTTTAGATGTTTCTAATAAAGAGGATCTtcatattaaaagaataagagaaaaagatacgcAAGCTTAGCGCAGGATACACGCCTAGCTCTTTTTCCTAATGCAATTTATCGACTTTATAGAAATCATTACATTACCTTCATCTTCCAGGAAGATGTTGCAATTTAATTACGCGAAAAGCCTCGATTAAATTAGCGTTATCGAACATTTTTGCGATGCgatacttttttgtttctttcttgcccctttttttttcttccccccccccaccccaccccccccttttttttttactggtCTGTCGCCGTTTAATTTCCCAATATTAAGTAGATTCTCATTGATCGCcgtaataaaagataattgttCCATTCATCTGTGATAGAGAATAGAGAGATGACGTATTTACCGAACGTAGGGAATTCCGTATTAAGTATCGCCAAACATGTTAATCGctttttaatcgaaagaaaaaaaaaagaaaaaaaaaagaaaaaaaaagagagagaaaacgaacatCGTACATTATTATCCAGAATCTTTATAgcttgagaaaaaagaaaaaagaaaaaagaaaataaataaataaaaagagagaaaaagtatccTACAATTTTACGTCTACAACGCGGAACAATATTTCCTTTCGAATTCTTTACacctttcttttatacttttgcACGAATTTTTCGAAAGCGATTTTTCTACCGACCTCGGAATCTCGATTatgttatttacaatataatccTTGAAAAAGAGCGACGCCATAAAGAAAGCACAATGTTTCGAATGAACGATCGTAAGGGCGATTATTAGGAAATGCTTTAAAGTTCGAACGGGAACTTTACTTCtactattatctattattaattgtcaTTGTACAATGCCCATCTGTTCTTGTTAGTTATCCCACTTGTTGAAGACgtaattaaagaattaatagCACGTCGGTGTACGCTTgcacgataaagaaaaaaatttattacgtttTAGCGAGATTTTACCGAGCTAATTAGAATAAACATATGCATTCGGTAGCCGGATTAAAGTGATAAAAATTAGTTGCCGAGCCGTCTCCCGACAAACTTGTGCTCGAAATTTCCTCGTGCCGAAGTATACagatattatagtatatttatgCGTTCGAGGTAGAGATAAACGGTCCAAACAGCGACGGCTGTTGTCCGTATGTTGCGTGCttacaaataaatacgatagaagagagaagagaataatataataaatgaattaattaatgtccCTTTGATAATATTAGACGTTCCATATGACACGCGATTCGCTGAAAACAAAGTACCTTTGCAAGTTTGCCACTAAAAAGTATTAGGTCagatttgtatgtatgtagtataTCGGTGCGTCTTGGTTGTATGTACACGTATTAAGAGcgtgagattaaaaaaagagaataagaccTACTACATATGTTTTGAAAATCTAGTATTACGTATTAGCTTTAAACCTTTGTCCGTGCTAATTGTGGTTGGATTTAATGAACTGGAAACAATGTTCCGAAGCCTGTgaggaagagaaagtaaaattatacaCATAAGGAGGTATTAGCACTACGGAATAGGAAGTTTAACTAGATAATAAAGTAACTAATTAGTACGTAAAACTTGTCATATGTAACGAGATATCAGTATCGGCGGTGTT contains:
- the LOC124950547 gene encoding uncharacterized protein LOC124950547 isoform X1, encoding MNCKVIPLKNHSEISYRVKCVAVENERVFGDVFVSHRTRNIDYSPIGYPFSSIRKTKKRNLIEQRFEGPDFMELNKKLPIRRASESVTPAIKRQIRRSKSIEGVPSTRRFEMIVDVKNDNNLRRSPKKYPAPLAIRDNKEEVRVCSLVDQLLLDIYGFPSGSRSESDSTASSSLRQHPQHQYLQKARLLLKSKTELHVLIKILYDHINHTGGLLVRQLRRKDYLTVKRDKQCDIITANLQAHSPKRIEDTKMRFSLTPQPGESGFQQWLDAMKMVARLPGGIPAEFRKRLWLTLAERHLDQRGVDWKQAEKVCFNEWSNPDDEELGIQIVKDLHRTGCSLFCGAAGRDNQAVLRRVLLGFARWNKSVGYCQGLNVLAALVLQVMDRAESSAVKVMIYLIEGVLPEGYFADNLRGLSVDMAVFRDLLRSRMPKLSKHLEILQSDAKDKATGSSYEPPLTNVFTMQWFLTLFCHCLPQDAVLRVWDLIFLEGDQVLLRTALAIWESLSDRIMTVTSADEFYSIMGVLTREMLEFTDTNNLIKNIVSLGPLHGVTGLREKHRYNITPWARKLSDDEDSDTEEDERLAVAAAMFSMAQRLKKGELLSEHISSTVGAIQAMAPGNDRERLALDISTLKQQYAKLRERQRQAHIILSAACARQSMVPPPTSQAMNHLLVGKNALVSGKNRSLGLSAATTPSKTRPVVLQGPRVTSKKERQQQVVTLHWKDTKRQQKHKFGETAAEATKCNEKLPAESKPKPETADEVTSPRSGLNDSDSDSTSTELCDEVDRCSDVDSEELTSASDNYYVMASEEEKSGRVEGSSTSANSPVRDATAPSRGVIAGDSPDLGDTSSSIAKITDQIRRLSAEDDNNTMVPQALLKGDIKKEDDCVKRGASLEASLETMIPSKCSNGIDEKRESLGSFLNDDRDYFQFNYGESKASYIPTNKDEESVGGNGDGDGDGDDEVGGTTNSDLGSRTKVHDYDGRYAAAPSDDFISKDISYDKMEDKMEDKREKRFELTLNSYKTKEGSLDSYKSTDLKSSNTIETEDLKISRDSYRSIRSPSVETDFKVSLLSYKSLKSSIDTKDKALDTCESLKSPNRMDQRADASLRSYETLNSPETSKRRFGISLDSYKSLRSSDATNEKLYETTSLDSYGSFKSSNLNEKRLETSLDSFKITVHNSETNDKTFQESSSIYNSQLKSPNAKNDVSFESSARTYANVLGQIPRRDISLDVTSTGSSILSGQSFYASKTYVVGHLPINSPINVDQKGNTTSRSVLPYSTGLIDEPVDIATIRNSDRPGDEKLWCLEGNVPSTETTRKKSPRTPDSLEKSFSSGETMGPDSKASSMTVSPRTPIKSISREFSTDKSNCSSISSDSKTLVLLSTTESDLARGSPRLEGKRSSYERSTSPSTPFSTDSLKYKSDSSPKLIVSSSSDCSCSPSKMKSSERSFSSDLRSPISANSIKYTSTSYGKRGQDNISDSSIDPSTAVSPFYPIAHPNRKTPSPYGLSNKRRSSREGVSATDGISPEQRFPVSKDSSKCSNGANGTNSDSGTSRIFESKEENDISRKNSCLNAFEREKSDRRVYEFGASSILYREENEEGSTEDNGDDRSSEKDTVSQLPREQLNKHFMNLHFRHKDRSKLLERSSSSLDRRFADLKSSVSTDELSVSIVKKRSSDILEDMKHLEAKAFSDGPSESIGILLGKKNSYIWEDFKNLEARRQDNFSNSASDFSRHRLDIGEPYNGLDNARKSCYVVRPKINIDESIDSILKTVSRNKINGNDDGGHVDGRDDEEDEENDGRESKLGVWTKVKPRKRGGNNGRRSSDRALKIIQENSAILQKILACQAKKRLPDLEEITKEITISPINEEISKIFSPILEKMGLNEDEISEELARINFKDFDDMTGTSISEFDAKINDELSKLSLIDETERLDDLDVDEIVSKEYFDTREALIDRKINEELSKLLANYEEEPRLSVATLEKGSSSQNVSDTEGLDLTSISTNVFSYKSSNDSIETRSEQGSSSQEIQSIQPERYPQYAAGQPSYSSSSYVRDLSPKSDIDIYRELEKLDKISSAQVIPDTPLDVPTKILSPVAVAYVADVSPYTSDVTIRYSPKTMPTFRDASPLNQGSSYDSYKSFDFKSNLSPRRIPSNPYTPRPYDNALDSNFEYFDREPTVSTNSLYADVHPKSPILTKESLEFRVRYDDNESPTLNITDVLPTEPKQMAMEKSVLYFGDQTNDPNKSTTGNESRAVPASSFIDYSNETSNVLRRSYEPASSPMGNYIRDKNTNYDRVIPGMVESESNVGTYLRDYHPALSPNRRFDQPFPPAIDYLASKLSPGIADETKRPVSHPDFPEKMTIGGQYTESLPIRGSSCYKKSSLSLANIGRSSKSGDDSLNVSPSPKAQFNPFPVKNTSKKPKELALKLGLYSPKNSPSGPSRRS
- the LOC124950547 gene encoding uncharacterized protein LOC124950547 isoform X2, yielding MSGFFNSLKNLASAAAYAGSSASRYQELEVEDTKMRFSLTPQPGESGFQQWLDAMKMVARLPGGIPAEFRKRLWLTLAERHLDQRGVDWKQAEKVCFNEWSNPDDEELGIQIVKDLHRTGCSLFCGAAGRDNQAVLRRVLLGFARWNKSVGYCQGLNVLAALVLQVMDRAESSAVKVMIYLIEGVLPEGYFADNLRGLSVDMAVFRDLLRSRMPKLSKHLEILQSDAKDKATGSSYEPPLTNVFTMQWFLTLFCHCLPQDAVLRVWDLIFLEGDQVLLRTALAIWESLSDRIMTVTSADEFYSIMGVLTREMLEFTDTNNLIKNIVSLGPLHGVTGLREKHRYNITPWARKLSDDEDSDTEEDERLAVAAAMFSMAQRLKKGELLSEHISSTVGAIQAMAPGNDRERLALDISTLKQQYAKLRERQRQAHIILSAACARQSMVPPPTSQAMNHLLVGKNALVSGKNRSLGLSAATTPSKTRPVVLQGPRVTSKKERQQQVVTLHWKDTKRQQKHKFGETAAEATKCNEKLPAESKPKPETADEVTSPRSGLNDSDSDSTSTELCDEVDRCSDVDSEELTSASDNYYVMASEEEKSGRVEGSSTSANSPVRDATAPSRGVIAGDSPDLGDTSSSIAKITDQIRRLSAEDDNNTMVPQALLKGDIKKEDDCVKRGASLEASLETMIPSKCSNGIDEKRESLGSFLNDDRDYFQFNYGESKASYIPTNKDEESVGGNGDGDGDGDDEVGGTTNSDLGSRTKVHDYDGRYAAAPSDDFISKDISYDKMEDKMEDKREKRFELTLNSYKTKEGSLDSYKSTDLKSSNTIETEDLKISRDSYRSIRSPSVETDFKVSLLSYKSLKSSIDTKDKALDTCESLKSPNRMDQRADASLRSYETLNSPETSKRRFGISLDSYKSLRSSDATNEKLYETTSLDSYGSFKSSNLNEKRLETSLDSFKITVHNSETNDKTFQESSSIYNSQLKSPNAKNDVSFESSARTYANVLGQIPRRDISLDVTSTGSSILSGQSFYASKTYVVGHLPINSPINVDQKGNTTSRSVLPYSTGLIDEPVDIATIRNSDRPGDEKLWCLEGNVPSTETTRKKSPRTPDSLEKSFSSGETMGPDSKASSMTVSPRTPIKSISREFSTDKSNCSSISSDSKTLVLLSTTESDLARGSPRLEGKRSSYERSTSPSTPFSTDSLKYKSDSSPKLIVSSSSDCSCSPSKMKSSERSFSSDLRSPISANSIKYTSTSYGKRGQDNISDSSIDPSTAVSPFYPIAHPNRKTPSPYGLSNKRRSSREGVSATDGISPEQRFPVSKDSSKCSNGANGTNSDSGTSRIFESKEENDISRKNSCLNAFEREKSDRRVYEFGASSILYREENEEGSTEDNGDDRSSEKDTVSQLPREQLNKHFMNLHFRHKDRSKLLERSSSSLDRRFADLKSSVSTDELSVSIVKKRSSDILEDMKHLEAKAFSDGPSESIGILLGKKNSYIWEDFKNLEARRQDNFSNSASDFSRHRLDIGEPYNGLDNARKSCYVVRPKINIDESIDSILKTVSRNKINGNDDGGHVDGRDDEEDEENDGRESKLGVWTKVKPRKRGGNNGRRSSDRALKIIQENSAILQKILACQAKKRLPDLEEITKEITISPINEEISKIFSPILEKMGLNEDEISEELARINFKDFDDMTGTSISEFDAKINDELSKLSLIDETERLDDLDVDEIVSKEYFDTREALIDRKINEELSKLLANYEEEPRLSVATLEKGSSSQNVSDTEGLDLTSISTNVFSYKSSNDSIETRSEQGSSSQEIQSIQPERYPQYAAGQPSYSSSSYVRDLSPKSDIDIYRELEKLDKISSAQVIPDTPLDVPTKILSPVAVAYVADVSPYTSDVTIRYSPKTMPTFRDASPLNQGSSYDSYKSFDFKSNLSPRRIPSNPYTPRPYDNALDSNFEYFDREPTVSTNSLYADVHPKSPILTKESLEFRVRYDDNESPTLNITDVLPTEPKQMAMEKSVLYFGDQTNDPNKSTTGNESRAVPASSFIDYSNETSNVLRRSYEPASSPMGNYIRDKNTNYDRVIPGMVESESNVGTYLRDYHPALSPNRRFDQPFPPAIDYLASKLSPGIADETKRPVSHPDFPEKMTIGGQYTESLPIRGSSCYKKSSLSLANIGRSSKSGDDSLNVSPSPKAQFNPFPVKNTSKKPKELALKLGLYSPKNSPSGPSRRS